From Butyrivibrio proteoclasticus B316, the proteins below share one genomic window:
- a CDS encoding YbeD family protein has translation MHYNAFISYKHADLDDKNLICLGPNGSYNRLKSYIQTAIDMDELPNINSHLNAQKKINWTKGLDIAMKNEVTNEYSYRERSEQVKLRGFFEKQH, from the coding sequence ATGCATTACAATGCTTTTATTTCTTACAAGCATGCGGATCTGGATGATAAGAATCTGATCTGCCTAGGTCCAAATGGTTCCTATAACAGGCTGAAGAGCTATATCCAGACGGCGATAGACATGGATGAACTTCCTAACATCAATAGCCATCTCAATGCCCAAAAGAAGATAAATTGGACAAAAGGCTTGGATATTGCAATGAAGAACGAGGTTACAAACGAGTATTCTTACAGAGAACGCTCTGAACAGGTAAAACTTAGGGGCTTCTTTGAAAAACAACACTAG